A stretch of DNA from Alistipes sp. ZOR0009:
GTAAAGTTCTATCTGGGAGCGTATTGGTTCCGAATTGGGTTCGTGCCGATACTGGTTCTTTAGCTCAGCATCTATAATTCGAGCTTTTTGATTATCGGCTAGATTTAGATCGATAATCTTCTGAATCTCCATCTGAATTTCAGGATCGTAAATTGGCGCAGCAACTTCTACCCGATGGTCAAGGTTACGGGTCATCCAGTCGGCAGAGGAAATGAAATATTTTGTTTTGCCATTATTGCCAAACGCAAAGATACGAGAATGCTCCAAGAAACGGTCTACAATGCTCGTCATCTGAATGTTTTCGCTTCTGCCTTCTATGCCTGCAATCATGGAGCACATGCCTCGAACGATGAGTTGTACCTTAACTCCAGCACTGCTGGCCTCGTAAATTTTATCGACAATGCTTTCGTCTACAAGGTTGTTTACCTTACAAAAAATGAAGGCAGGAAGCCCTTTTTTTGCATTCTTTATTTCTGCGTTTATTAAAGACATCAACCCTTTGCGCATTCCGTGCGGAGAAACGAGCAGGTGCTTGTATCGGAACGTGTGGTATGGAGTTTCGATAAAATCGAACACGTGCGCTACTTCGCAGGTAATCCGTTTGTTGGCTGTGAATAGAGTGAAGTCGGTGTATAGTCCAGCATTGCCTTCGTGGAAGTTGCCGGTGCTGATAGCTGCAATGTGATTTTGCTGCTTTCCATCTTTTCTGGTAATTAGAAGGAGCTTGCTATGTACTTTAAATCCTGGTTGGCCAAAGAGTACGTTTATGCCGACTTCTTCCATGCGTTGTGACCAGTAGATGTTGGCCTGCTCGTCGAAGCGGGCGCGAAGTTCTACCATTGCTGTTACCTTTTTACCGTTTTCGGCAGCGTTGATTAGCGCACGTACCACCTTACTCTCGAAGGCAACGCGGTAAAGTGATATTTTAATGCTTACGACATCAGGGTCGAGGGCCGCTTCGCGTAATAGCCGAATAAAATAGGCAAAGTTGTGGTAGGGATAGTGTAGAAATCTATCCTTTTTTTCGATTTCGCTTATTAGGCTGCTGCTGGTATCGAACGATTTGATTGAAAGTGGTGGTAGAGGTGTGTTTTCGGCGCTGCTGCCGATTAGGTTTGGGAAGCTAATGAAATCCTTAAAGTTATGGTAGCGTCCACCACCCACCTGCGCGTTGGTGCTCTTAATGCTTAGCTTAGAGGTTAAAAACTTTAGCAAATCTTTAGGAATTTCACGATCGTGAACAAATCTAACGGGGTCACCTTTCTTTCTGTTTTTTACAGCTTTAGATATCTTGTCTAAAATACTTTCTGTAAGGTCTGTATCTTCGTCCATTTCCGCATCGCGGGTGAGCTTAATGGTGTACGCTTCAAACTTGTTGTAAGGCAAAATTTTGAAAACCTCGGGAAGGTTGGCCCGAATAACATCATCTAAAAGGATGATCATCTTTCGTTTTCCATCTTGAGGAAGTACCACAAATCGGGAGGTATCTCGAGGTACGGCAATTAGCGCAAAGTCCTTACGGTTGTGCTCGGTACTCGAACATTTTATGGCAAGATATATCGATTTATCGTTGAGTTGGGGGAGCTTTTCTACCTGATTTAGCATGATGGGGCTTAGCAGGTAGCGAATGTTGGTGCGAAAAAAGTCTTTCACGTATAGCTGCTGCTCACAGGTTAGCTCATTTTCGTTTACGATAAAAACGTTGTGCTCTTTGAGTTCCTCCACCAGCCCGTTGTATACCTCTTCAAAAAGTATTTGCGACTGCTTGGTGAGGTTGGCAATGCTGTTTAGTATTTGTTTTGGGCTTTCTCCGTAATATCCGCGCTCTTTCTTGTCTAGCATGGATAAGCGCAGCAGTGTGGCGACGCGTACACGGAAAAATTCGTCCATATTGTTTGAGAAAATACCTAAAAAGCGAATGCGTTCAATGAGCGGAACATTCTTGTCCTGTGCCTCCTGAAGGACGCGCAGGTCGAATGCCAACCAGCTAATTTCTCTGTTGATGTACTTTCTATCTTTTAGTGGCATAGGTTATTGGGGAAATATGGTGAATTCTTTGTGGCTGTTTTCTTTACCAATAGAACTCCACGAACTCGCATTAAAGGAGATGCTTACTAAGCCACAGGTTGGAAGTTCTGTACTAAAGTTGTCGAGAAGTTCATTGCATAGTTCTGAAAGATCAGGGTTGTGTCCCACTATCATTAGCTCATTTATATTGTTGTTTGTTTGCCGAATTATGGTAAGGGTTACGCCAGCTTCAGGGAGATATAGGCGATGGTCTATAGATATATGTGCAAAGGGGATGAGAGCCGTGCGTGCCACTATGGTTGCAGTGTGAAGGGCGCGTGCTGCTGTACTCACCATTACTTGGCCTACTCGAAAGTTCGCTTTCTTAAGGGTGCGACCGAGCAGGTAGGCTTCTTGTACTCCTGTTTCTTTAAGAGGACGGTCGATGTCTGCAAATGTGCTGTAACTATTGGATGCTTTGGCGTGGCGTAGGATGTAAAGGGTTTTCATACGCGGGGTATTGATTAACGTAAAAGTACAAAAAAAAGTGGTTTTGACGAGAGGTTGTATTTTTTGGGCTATTAGGCTTGCTATAGACCCTCGTATACGATATTAGTCTTGTTGGGGAATCTGGGATAGGTTTTCGATATTCTTCATATAGTAGTTGTTGACTACAGATGTTATTCTTAAATAAATTTAAAAATTCAAGTAATGAACATATGTTCGTTATTTTTGACCAAAACAAGACTGATGGCAAGGCGAAAAAAACAACGGTTAATACAGCGAGCACCCAATTTCGGAGGCTTTATGCCTTTCGGAGTGCAGCACTCGCAAGGTACGGAGGTTGTTTTGTCCTATGAGGAGTATGAGGCGTTTACACTATGCGATTATGAGTCAATGACTCATGCTGAGGCTGCTTTGTTAATGGAGGTATCCCGACCTACGTTTACAAGAATATATAGCGGGGCTCGTCAGAAGTTGGCCAAAGCGTTGGTAGAGGCG
This window harbors:
- a CDS encoding RNA degradosome polyphosphate kinase, coding for MPLKDRKYINREISWLAFDLRVLQEAQDKNVPLIERIRFLGIFSNNMDEFFRVRVATLLRLSMLDKKERGYYGESPKQILNSIANLTKQSQILFEEVYNGLVEELKEHNVFIVNENELTCEQQLYVKDFFRTNIRYLLSPIMLNQVEKLPQLNDKSIYLAIKCSSTEHNRKDFALIAVPRDTSRFVVLPQDGKRKMIILLDDVIRANLPEVFKILPYNKFEAYTIKLTRDAEMDEDTDLTESILDKISKAVKNRKKGDPVRFVHDREIPKDLLKFLTSKLSIKSTNAQVGGGRYHNFKDFISFPNLIGSSAENTPLPPLSIKSFDTSSSLISEIEKKDRFLHYPYHNFAYFIRLLREAALDPDVVSIKISLYRVAFESKVVRALINAAENGKKVTAMVELRARFDEQANIYWSQRMEEVGINVLFGQPGFKVHSKLLLITRKDGKQQNHIAAISTGNFHEGNAGLYTDFTLFTANKRITCEVAHVFDFIETPYHTFRYKHLLVSPHGMRKGLMSLINAEIKNAKKGLPAFIFCKVNNLVDESIVDKIYEASSAGVKVQLIVRGMCSMIAGIEGRSENIQMTSIVDRFLEHSRIFAFGNNGKTKYFISSADWMTRNLDHRVEVAAPIYDPEIQMEIQKIIDLNLADNQKARIIDAELKNQYRHEPNSEPIRSQIELYNYYKQRVY
- a CDS encoding SixA phosphatase family protein, with protein sequence MKTLYILRHAKASNSYSTFADIDRPLKETGVQEAYLLGRTLKKANFRVGQVMVSTAARALHTATIVARTALIPFAHISIDHRLYLPEAGVTLTIIRQTNNNINELMIVGHNPDLSELCNELLDNFSTELPTCGLVSISFNASSWSSIGKENSHKEFTIFPQ
- a CDS encoding DUF134 domain-containing protein, giving the protein MARRKKQRLIQRAPNFGGFMPFGVQHSQGTEVVLSYEEYEAFTLCDYESMTHAEAALLMEVSRPTFTRIYSGARQKLAKALVEAATIRIEGGHVLMATRWYRCSSCQIDFNIDGEAAVGSCPLCRTECVTLNI